In one Antennarius striatus isolate MH-2024 chromosome 15, ASM4005453v1, whole genome shotgun sequence genomic region, the following are encoded:
- the LOC137608586 gene encoding neuropeptide FF receptor 2-like has protein sequence MTHHLVLNSTCADLNSSNSLSFGLKPLTHPNITYVDFYLHKPPMATVFTISYLLIFLVCMVGNGVVCFIVLRSKNMRTVTNLFILNLAISDLLVGIFCMPTTLLDNIITGWPFGSVVCKLSGMVQGISVSASVFTLVAIAVDRFRCIVYPFKQKMTIATSKLIIVIIWFLAVFIMCPSGVMLQVTMEQRVRIVLGHKNDTRPFYWCRENWPNQEMRKIYTTVLFANIYLAPLSLIVIMYSRIGFTLSKTTITLVRSSGVVSEGIGGSKSSMEARHMISKKKTRVIMMLLVVALLFILSWLPLWTLMMLSDYASLTEHQSRIINIYVYPLAHWLAFFNSSVNPIIYGFFNENFRRGFQAAFKFQLCRDDMQRQRSHSHCIRGHAVLPVQGATLSRSGSGVRPRLVGNGKSSFQDGVSLDGDIKEQDMILEDLEKVSQI, from the exons ATGACTCATCATCTAGTTCTCAACAGTACCTGTGCGGACCTGAACTCCTCAAATTCGTTGTCATTCGGGTTGAAACCTTTGACCCACCCGAACATCACCTATGTAGATTTCTACCTTCACAAACCCCCAATGGCGACAGTTTTCACCATCTCCTACCTGCTCATCTTCCTGGTCTGCATGGTAGGCAACGGTGTTGTGTGCTTCATTGTGTTGCGCAGCAAAAACATGCGCACCGTCACCAACCTGTTCATCCTGAACCTTGCCATCAGTGACCTACTGGTCGGCATCTTTTGCATGCCAACAACCCTGTTGGATAACATCATAACGG GTTGGCCCTTTGGCAGTGTAGTGTGTAAGCTAAGCGGTATGGTTCAAGGAATATCTGTGTCGGCATCTGTCTTCACTCTGGTAGCAATAGCTGTTGACAG ATTCCGTTGCATCGTCTACCCTTTCAAGCAGAAGATGACCATCGCCACCTCCAAGCTAATAATCGTCATTATATGGTTCTTGGCCGTGTTCATTATGTGTCCCTCTGGAGTCATGCTTCAGGTCACAATGGAGCAAAGGGTGCGAATAGTCCTCGGTCACAAGAATGACACTCGACCCTTCTATTGGTGCAGGGAAAATTGGCCCAATCAGGAGATGCGGAAAATCTACACCACTGTCCTCTTTGCTAACATCTACCTCGCCCCTCTCAGTCTCATCGTCATTATGTACTCCCGCATTGGATTCACCCTCTCTAAGACCACCATAACTCTGGTGCGGAGCAGCGGCGTTGTGTCCGAAGGCATAGGTGGCAGTAAATCCAGCATGGAGGCGCGCCACATGATTTCCAAGAAGAAGACACGGGTGATAATGATGCTCCTGGTTGTGGCTTTGCTCTTCATCTTATCTTGGCTTCCCCTGTGGACGCTGATGATGCTTAGCGACTACGCCAGCCTGACCGAGCACCAGTCTCGCATCATTAACATCTACGTGTATCCCTTAGCTCACTGGTTGGCCTTCTTCAATAGCAGCGTCAACCCCATCATCTATGGGTTCTTCAACGAGAACTTTCGCAGAGGCTTTCAGGCTGCTTTCAAATTTCAGCTGTGCAGGGACGACATGCAACGCCAGAGGAGCCACTCCCACTGCATCCGAGGTCACGCTGTGCTCCCGGTCCAGGGTGCCACCCTCAGTAGATCAGGATCTGGAGTCAGACCGCGGCTGGTAGGGAATGGGAAGAGTTCCTTCCAGGATGGCGTGTCTTTGGATGGCGATATCAAAGAACAGGACATGATCTTGGAAGACCTGGAAAAGGTGTCCCAGATTTAG